From a single Stomoxys calcitrans chromosome 4, idStoCalc2.1, whole genome shotgun sequence genomic region:
- the LOC131997248 gene encoding uncharacterized protein LOC131997248 produces MGTTNDGNTARRFFENPAKTADVIGIKEELIHRFKIILAAINCNAAVDTRKFHIYCMDTAKLFVDLYGWYYMPVTVHKILVHGSKIIAEAILPIGMLSEEAQEARNKDYRAYRLHHSRRIGRVATNEDVMHNLLLSSDPFINRFRSKLQIKKLEYDNDVKKLLKDYA; encoded by the exons ATGGGCACAACAAACGATGGCAATACGGCAAGAAGGTTTTTCGAAAATCCAGCCAAAACTGCAGACGTAATTGGAATAAAAGAAGAGTTAATACAtagatttaaaattattttggccGCAATAAATTGTAATGCAGCAGTCGACActagaaaatttcatatatattgcATGGATACTGCCAAGTTGTTTGTTGATCTCTATGGCTGGTACTACATGCCTGTAACTGTGCATAAGATTCTGGTGCATGGTAGCAAAATTATAGCAGAAGCTATTCTGCCAATAG GTATGCTGtccgaagaagctcaggaagcgAGGAATAAAGATTATAGAGCCTATAGATTACATCATTCGCGAAGAATTGGACGTGTAGCCACTAATGAAGATGTAATGCATAACCTTTTATTGTCTTCAGACCCATTTATAAATAGATTTCGCTCAAAGctgcaaatcaaaaaattggagtacgataatgatgttaaaaaattattaaaagactatgcttaa